A section of the Vanessa tameamea isolate UH-Manoa-2023 chromosome 29, ilVanTame1 primary haplotype, whole genome shotgun sequence genome encodes:
- the LOC113393656 gene encoding piggyBac transposable element-derived protein 4-like has protein sequence MDNWFTSVPLAAELLKPPYKFTVVGTLRSNKREIPKEMVNTRNRPVGTSIFGFDKEMTLVSYKPKTNKIVYLLSTTHDQPSINANSKKPEIIEFYNSTKGAVDTVDQMCSIMSTSRKTNRWPLCLFFNILNLTIVNAYVIHVSNAIRNGTKPMKRRPFALQMADDLMKPWLQKRYQTVTLQRNLKLIIAEILKINDSQEGPSHDVPKTRKTCNICPAKKHS, from the coding sequence ATGGATAATTGGTTTACTTCGGTTCCTCTGGCTGCTGAACTATTGAAGCCACCATATAAGTTCACAGTAGTAGGTACTTTACGAAGTAACAAGCGAGAGATCCCCAAAGAAATGGTGAACACTAGAAATAGACCAGTTGGCACTTCGATATTCGGTTTCGATAAAGAAATGACTTTGGTGTCCTACAAACCGAAGACAAATAAGATCGTTTACCTTCTTTCCACCACACATGATCAACCTTCAATCAATGCAAATTCTAAAAAACCAGAAATTATTGAATTCTATAACTCCACAAAAGGCGCGGTTGATACAGTAGACCAAATGTGTTCGATCATGAGTACCAGCCGAAAGACCAACCGATGGCCGCTTTGCTTGTTTTTCAACATTCTGAATCTGACTATAGTGAATGCATATGTCATCCATGTCTCTAATGCGATACGAAATGGAACAAAACCCATGAAAAGGAGGCCTTTTGCTTTACAAATGGCAGATGATCTCATGAAGCCTTGGCTGCAAAAGAGATATCAGACTGTAACTTTGCAGCGAAATCTGAAGCTCATCATCGCAGAGATCTTGAAAATTAATGATTCTCAGGAAGGTCCTAGTCATGACGTACCTAAAACGCGAAAAACTTGCAACATCTGTCCTGCAAAAAAACATTCCTAG